The proteins below are encoded in one region of Reichenbachiella sp. 5M10:
- a CDS encoding flavin reductase family protein — protein sequence MADLSFDPKDLSQAELHHYLLSAVAPRPICFASTVDATGRVNLSPFSFFNVFSSNPPVMIFSPSRRGRDNTTKHTLENVLAVPEVVINIVNHPIVEQMSLSSTEYAEGVNEFVKAGLTQRPSVQVQPPRVGEAPVAFECRVTEVKALGDGPGAGNLVFAEVVHVHVREEYLDENRQLDTPRLNLVARMGGSWYGRMIPEALFEIPKPLQRQGIGVDQLPASARDSTVLTGNNLGRLGNQERLPNAVEIEDSQRTASVQSALAKHTTREARLKAMHHEVQALLEAGQDREALALVFAGDVFFHK from the coding sequence ATGGCTGATTTGAGTTTTGACCCTAAGGATTTGTCACAGGCCGAATTGCACCACTATTTGCTGTCGGCCGTGGCGCCACGGCCGATCTGTTTTGCCAGCACGGTAGATGCAACGGGGCGAGTCAATCTGAGTCCTTTTAGTTTTTTCAATGTGTTTAGTTCCAACCCGCCCGTTATGATTTTTTCTCCGTCTAGGAGAGGACGAGACAATACGACCAAGCACACGCTGGAGAATGTACTCGCTGTACCAGAGGTAGTGATCAATATTGTCAATCACCCCATCGTGGAGCAGATGTCTCTGTCGAGCACAGAGTATGCCGAGGGAGTCAATGAGTTCGTCAAGGCGGGGTTGACGCAGCGGCCTAGCGTGCAGGTCCAGCCGCCTAGAGTGGGAGAGGCTCCTGTGGCATTCGAGTGTCGTGTGACGGAGGTCAAGGCGCTGGGTGATGGTCCCGGTGCTGGAAACCTCGTTTTTGCGGAAGTGGTACATGTGCATGTAAGGGAAGAGTACTTGGATGAAAACCGTCAACTTGACACCCCCAGATTGAATCTGGTGGCTCGGATGGGAGGCAGTTGGTACGGGCGTATGATCCCAGAAGCGCTCTTCGAAATCCCCAAACCACTGCAGCGACAGGGGATAGGTGTAGATCAATTGCCTGCCAGTGCGCGGGACAGTACGGTGCTGACCGGCAACAATCTGGGGAGACTGGGCAACCAAGAGAGACTCCCGAATGCAGTGGAGATCGAGGATTCTCAGCGTACTGCATCAGTACAATCAGCGCTCGCAAAGCACACTACTAGAGAGGCGAGACTCAAGGCCATGCATCACGAAG